One genomic region from Sphingobacterium sp. UGAL515B_05 encodes:
- the aat gene encoding leucyl/phenylalanyl-tRNA--protein transferase yields MVFELNTKRLEFAHPSYADADGLLAVGGDLSIDRLLLAYSNGIFPWFSDDSPILWYAPNPRFVIYPSKIRISKSMATVLRKKTFSLSIDRSFKEVIRLCAAIDRKDQAGTWITEDMIDAYSKLAARGYAHSVEVWHDGFLVGGLYGVLINGVFCGESMFSKVANASKAALIYLAQEIELRLIDCQFHTDHLESMGGEYLSLTDYLAILTIDQRHE; encoded by the coding sequence ATGGTATTTGAACTGAATACGAAAAGACTTGAGTTTGCGCACCCAAGTTATGCAGATGCAGATGGTTTACTCGCCGTAGGGGGAGATCTTTCGATAGATCGTTTGCTACTGGCCTATAGTAACGGAATTTTCCCGTGGTTCAGTGATGATAGCCCCATACTTTGGTATGCTCCAAATCCGAGATTTGTAATCTATCCGTCCAAGATCAGGATCAGCAAGAGCATGGCGACTGTTCTCCGGAAAAAAACATTTTCCTTATCGATAGACCGAAGTTTTAAAGAAGTCATTCGGCTTTGCGCGGCTATCGATAGAAAAGATCAGGCCGGAACATGGATAACAGAGGACATGATAGACGCATACAGTAAACTCGCCGCACGGGGTTATGCACATTCGGTGGAAGTATGGCACGACGGCTTTCTGGTTGGTGGGCTTTATGGCGTGTTAATCAATGGCGTCTTTTGTGGCGAAAGCATGTTTTCAAAAGTCGCCAACGCTTCGAAAGCGGCCCTGATTTATCTCGCGCAAGAAATTGAACTTCGGTTAATTGATTGCCAATTTCACACGGATCATTTGGAAAGCATGGGCGGAGAATACCTCTCCTTGACAGATTATTTAGCAATACTAACAATAGACCAAAGACATGAGTAG
- the rbfA gene encoding 30S ribosome-binding factor RbfA encodes MGTESKRQQRFAGVIQQDLAALFQREGNSWAPGAFITVTRVRVTPDLAIARVYVSFLNTKTAQEDIKAIRSKTSEIRYKLGAKIKNQVKIVPQLEFFLDDTNEYVEHMDKLFEEISKEPRQPE; translated from the coding sequence ATGGGAACAGAAAGCAAGAGACAGCAACGTTTTGCTGGGGTCATTCAACAAGATTTAGCAGCATTATTTCAACGCGAAGGTAATTCATGGGCTCCCGGAGCATTTATTACGGTGACACGGGTTCGTGTTACGCCAGATTTGGCGATTGCACGTGTTTACGTGAGCTTTTTGAATACAAAAACGGCACAGGAGGATATTAAGGCCATTCGTTCCAAAACATCTGAAATACGCTACAAACTGGGTGCAAAAATTAAGAACCAGGTGAAGATCGTTCCTCAATTGGAGTTTTTCCTGGATGACACCAACGAATATGTGGAACACATGGATAAATTATTTGAAGAGATCAGTAAAGAACCGCGTCAGCCAGAATAA
- the argH gene encoding argininosuccinate lyase, translated as MKIWQKNIDVDSFVESFTVGNDRVMDLQLAAADVLGSLAHTRMLNSINLMTDEDLVLVQKELKNIYKEILAGDFRIEDSVEDVHSQVEMLLTQRIGEAGKKIHSGRSRNDQVLVDLKLYFRSEIQHIIRNTEALFNELIQLSERYKHILIPGYTHLQIAMPSSFGLWFGAYAESLVDDLEMMRAAWKVCNKNPLGSAAGYGSSFPLNRTMTTQLLGFEDLNYNVVYAQMGRGKTERILAQGMSSIAATLAKFAMDVCLYINQNFGFISFPAHLTTGSSIMPHKKNPDVFELIRSRCNKIQALPNEIALMTTNLPSGYHRDLQLLKENLFPAFKSLNECLEMAAFMLENISVKDNILDDPKYDYLFSVEVVNNEVLKGVPFREAYRTIGIDIDEGRFKPSKEVNHTHEGSIGNLCNDQIQRMFEEVKATFGFEKVESALDDLLK; from the coding sequence ATGAAAATCTGGCAAAAAAATATAGATGTCGATTCTTTTGTAGAATCGTTTACGGTGGGCAATGACCGCGTAATGGACCTGCAACTTGCTGCTGCGGATGTTTTGGGTTCATTGGCCCATACACGCATGTTGAATAGCATAAATCTGATGACCGATGAGGATCTAGTGCTTGTACAAAAAGAACTGAAAAATATCTATAAGGAAATTTTAGCCGGTGACTTTCGTATTGAGGACTCGGTAGAAGACGTGCATTCACAGGTCGAAATGCTGCTTACACAGCGTATTGGAGAGGCCGGTAAAAAAATTCATTCCGGCAGATCCCGTAATGACCAGGTTTTGGTCGATCTAAAATTATACTTCCGCTCAGAGATTCAGCATATCATCCGGAATACGGAAGCTCTTTTTAATGAATTGATCCAGCTTAGTGAGCGATATAAGCATATTCTGATTCCTGGATACACGCACTTGCAGATTGCGATGCCTTCATCGTTTGGATTATGGTTTGGTGCTTACGCAGAAAGCCTTGTTGATGATCTGGAGATGATGCGTGCAGCCTGGAAGGTTTGTAATAAGAATCCTTTAGGATCTGCTGCAGGCTATGGATCATCTTTTCCATTAAATAGAACGATGACGACGCAGTTGCTGGGATTTGAAGACCTAAATTACAATGTGGTTTATGCACAGATGGGGAGAGGTAAAACCGAACGTATCTTAGCACAGGGCATGAGTTCCATCGCGGCGACATTGGCCAAATTTGCAATGGACGTATGTCTGTATATTAATCAAAACTTTGGCTTTATCTCCTTTCCGGCACATTTAACGACGGGATCGAGCATCATGCCGCATAAAAAGAATCCCGATGTCTTTGAGTTGATCCGTTCGCGCTGTAATAAGATACAAGCGCTGCCAAATGAAATTGCGTTGATGACGACCAACCTGCCATCTGGTTACCATAGAGATCTTCAATTGTTAAAGGAAAATCTATTCCCGGCTTTTAAATCGCTCAATGAGTGTCTTGAAATGGCAGCTTTCATGTTGGAAAATATTTCTGTTAAAGACAATATCCTGGACGATCCAAAATATGATTATTTGTTCTCTGTGGAAGTTGTGAACAATGAGGTACTGAAAGGGGTTCCTTTCCGGGAGGCCTACAGGACTATCGGTATTGATATCGATGAAGGCCGTTTCAAGCCATCAAAAGAGGTAAACCATACCCACGAAGGAAGTATTGGAAATCTATGCAATGATCAGATCCAACGTATGTTCGAAGAGGTCAAAGCAACTTTTGGTTTTGAAAAAGTCGAATCAGCATTGGATGATCTTTTAAAATAA
- a CDS encoding aldose epimerase family protein, producing the protein MTKYQTLIPKHFEGTIEGKNTHLLLLKNEGGMQVLLTDYGARIVSILVPDNKGNLVDVALGFDSIQAYLDSDEKYHGCTAGRFANRIADGKFELNGKQYTLPQNNGNNCLHGGISGFHDKVWDRRVTYQSHVEFYYVSPDGEEGFPGNLKVMVSYTLTRNNEIIIKYHAQSDADTHINLTNHTYFNLDGEGSGDVLQQILQINSDEVLFVDDNQIPNAIVPVEGTAFDFRTPKPIVQDITANNEQLIAAKGYDHCYVNNQPISQPCATVYSKNTGIQLDVFTTEPGVQLYTANWMTGNDFGKRGYKYLPYAGFCLETQHFPDTPNQTEFPSTLLKAGESFDSETHFKFSIKK; encoded by the coding sequence AGGCGGCATGCAAGTACTCTTAACGGATTACGGTGCACGTATTGTCAGCATTTTGGTACCTGATAACAAGGGAAATTTAGTGGATGTTGCACTGGGTTTCGATTCCATTCAGGCGTATTTGGATTCTGATGAAAAATACCATGGCTGTACTGCCGGACGTTTTGCCAATCGCATTGCTGATGGCAAATTTGAGCTCAACGGAAAACAGTATACGCTTCCGCAAAACAATGGCAATAATTGTCTTCATGGCGGTATTTCGGGCTTTCACGATAAGGTTTGGGACAGAAGGGTAACTTACCAATCGCACGTCGAATTTTATTATGTTTCCCCAGATGGTGAAGAGGGCTTTCCAGGAAACTTAAAAGTTATGGTTTCTTATACCCTGACCAGAAATAACGAGATCATTATCAAATATCACGCGCAATCGGATGCAGATACACACATCAACTTGACCAATCATACATACTTCAATCTGGATGGGGAAGGCAGTGGCGACGTATTGCAGCAGATCCTTCAGATCAACTCAGATGAGGTCTTATTTGTTGACGACAACCAGATACCAAATGCAATAGTACCAGTTGAGGGCACCGCCTTCGACTTTCGCACCCCCAAACCAATTGTTCAAGATATTACTGCAAATAACGAACAATTGATCGCCGCCAAAGGCTATGACCATTGTTATGTCAACAACCAGCCTATTTCGCAGCCTTGTGCAACAGTTTATTCAAAAAACACGGGCATTCAGCTGGATGTTTTCACAACGGAACCGGGTGTACAACTCTATACAGCAAACTGGATGACGGGAAATGATTTTGGCAAAAGAGGTTATAAGTATCTGCCTTACGCCGGATTCTGCCTGGAAACACAACATTTTCCGGATACGCCCAATCAGACGGAATTTCCTTCAACCCTGTTAAAAGCGGGCGAATCGTTCGACTCCGAGACACACTTTAAGTTCTCTATAAAAAAATAA